A stretch of Maniola hyperantus chromosome 15, iAphHyp1.2, whole genome shotgun sequence DNA encodes these proteins:
- the LOC138403341 gene encoding uncharacterized protein, whose amino-acid sequence MVMTRKLKYDDPRLRMGGVDIALSGEIKLLGLIIDQKLTFNAHVASVCKRAVAFYHQLARAAKVSWGLHPEVVRIIYIAVVEPVVLYAASVWAPAVDKIGIRKQLNVVQRGFAQKLCRAYRTVSLNSALLLAGILPLNLRVREAATLYEARKGVPQREIGDREVERMSSAFCSPHPAGHIDLEFKCLMNQEQLVANNDHDFNIYTDGSKIEGKVGAALSIWSGAVETKTLKLALPAYCTVYQAELLAICRAARMAAINLAGSVGIYSDSLSALQTLQNPKALHPLAVEARGFLRDALIQNKRISLFWIKAHAGLEGNERADHLAKEAALKSKRKFDYDGCPVSFVKRSIRKRSLEEWNGRYRAGETAGVTRIFFPDAVVAYRIIGKMDVDRIITQVLTGHGGFSEYLHRFELKESPGCVCDETVDESILHLLIDCPQHSRIREDLLQQIQMELCRGSIPAILGNTKSRQIFLSFCSRVVRIVNERNRAK is encoded by the coding sequence ATGGTTATGACGCGCAAATTGAAGTATGACGACCCGCGTCTTCGCATGGGTGGGGTTGACATTGCCTTGTCGGGCGAAATCAAACTGTTGGGGCTAATCATCGACCAGAAGCTAACTTTTAACGCCCACGTCGCGAGTGTCTGCAAGCGCGCAGTTGCCTTTTATCACCAGTTGGCGCGAGCAGCTAAAGTCAGCTGGGGTCTCCATCCCGAGGTAGTCCGCATAATCTACATAGCGGTGGTTGAACCGGTAGTCCTATACGCCGCCAGCGTGTGGGCGCCTGCTGTGGATAAGATTGGCATCCGTAAACAGCTAAACGTGGTCCAACGAGGTTTCGCGCAGAAGCTATGTAGGGCATACCGCACTGTCTCCCTGAACTCGGCACTGTTGCTCGCTGGGATACTCCCCCTTAACCTCCGCGTCCGCGAAGCCGCGACGCTATATGAGGCTAGGAAGGGGGTGCCCCAGCGAGAGATAGGAGATCGAGAGGTGGAGCGGATGTCCTCGGCTTTCTGCTCGCCGCATCCCGCCGGTCATATCGACTTGGAGTTCAAGTGCCTGATGAACCAAGAGCAACTCGTGGCCAACAACGACCACGACTTCAACATATACACAGACGGCAGCAAGATTGAGGGAAAGGTGGGTGCAGCGCTATCCATATGGAGTGGCGCCGTCGAAACCAAAACCCTCAAGCTTGCGTTGCCGGCCTACTGCACGGTGTACCAGGCGGAACTGCTGGCGATATGCCGGGCGGCACGGATGGCTGCAATCAACTTGGCCGGATCGGTCGGCATCTACTCAGACTCCTTGTCGGCATTGCAGACGCTCCAGAATCCCAAAGCTCTCCACCCCCTTGCGGTGGAAGCGCGAGGGTTCCTGAGAGACGCTTTGATACAGAACAAACGTATAAGTTTGTTCTGGATCAAAGCCCACGCGGGACTGGAGGGGAACGAGCGTGCCGACCATCTGGCCAAGGAGGCGGCGTTGAAGTCGAAGCGCAAATTTGATTACGACGGCTGCCCCGTTTCATTCGTCAAGCGAAGTATCCGAAAACGTTCGCTTGAGGAATGGAACGGGCGATACCGGGCCGGTGAAACGGCCGGCGTTACGAGGATATTTTTTCCTGATGCGGTGGTGGCGTATAGGATTATAGGGAAAATGGACGTAGACAGAATCATCACCCAAGTGCTAACGGGGCATGGCGGGTTCTCAGAGTACCTGCACAGGTTTGAGCTCAAGGAGAGTCCTGGCTGTGTCTGCGATGAGACTGTCGATGAGTCGATTTTACATCTACTCATCGACTGTCCGCAGCACAGCCGAATACGGGAGGACCTACTCCAGCAGATTCAAATGGAACTGTGCAGGGGCTCTATTCCCGCCATACTCGGGAACACTAAAAGCAGGCAAATATTCCTGTCCTTTTGCTCGAGAGTAGTGAGAATTGTCAACGAAAGGAACAGAGCCAAATAA
- the LOC138403342 gene encoding uncharacterized protein has translation MNRGVLGAVLRLSRAAGAAPCAWERDGECRVSRALLVYSGSSMNRGVLGAVLRLSRAAGAAPCAWERDGECRVSRALLVYSGVLTTAISGYVCVRTTGIVLHYRGPWLALDYMRQAGRLLAALLLLLGAASAPRRLRRLATTRFKTKLPHCQRRRENKRSIVFVLAAFAACFAAHVVDVLLDKRSFENVFITLHQCALLFAQYVESLIVLQIVLSARRVARSLTALNDGLELLVPGLYSHRSPSMFEDKADTVRRAPRVAWEDAPSATHSNSNNAALAIRRHAQCHAAVCDVVRGATEADGLYLTAVLVLFSLRLGIVLYEIILWGLLIDQLAVSFLMTPLLFCALLLTTLIIIVAPFHDTHVQMQRTHFLVTNVKFSCRDDVRVTNELELFLRLLKLNRATYSPLGVCTLESCRDDVRVTNELELFLRLLKLNRATYSPLGVCTLEYLVYGNPGEIFATITTYLVAALTYGPERKKPALLAAYTTRVGQF, from the exons ATGAACCGAGGAGTGCTGGGCGCAGTGCTGCGTCTGTcgcgcgcggcgggcgcggcgccgTGCGCGTGGGAGCGGGACGGCGAGTGCCGCGTGTCGCGAGCTCTGCTCGTCTACAGCGGG TCTAGTATGAACCGAGGAGTGCTGGGCGCAGTGCTGCGTCTGTcgcgcgcggcgggcgcggcgccgTGCGCGTGGGAGCGGGACGGCGAGTGCCGCGTGTCGCGAGCTCTGCTCGTCTACAGCGGGGTACTGACCACTGctataa GTGGGTACGTGTGCGTGCGCACTACGGGCATCGTGCTCCACTACAGGGGGCCGTGGCTGGCGCTGGACTACATGCGGCAAGCGGGCCGGCTGCTGGccgcgctgctgctgctgctgggggcggcgtccgcgccgcgccggctgcggcggctggccaccacgcgg TTCAAAACGAAGTTGCCTCACTGTCAGAGGAGGAGGGAAAACAAGAGATCTATCGTCTTCGTGCTGGCAGCCTTCGCGGCCTGCTTCGCCGCGCACGTCGTCGACGTGCTGCTCGACAAACGGAGCTTTGAAAATG TGTTCATAACGCTCCATCAATGTGCATTGCTGTTCGCACAATACGTGGAGAGCTTGATAGTGCTGCAGATCGTCCTGAGCGCGCGACGCGTGGCACGCAGTCTGACCGCACTCAACGACGGCTTGGAGCTACTCGTGCCTGGCCTATACTCGCACA GGTCACCGAGCATGTTCGAGGACAAAGCCGATACTGTGCGCAGAGCACCGCGAGTCGCTTGGGAGGACGCGCCCTCTGCAA CACATTCTAACAGCAACAATGCCGCGCTCGCCATCCGCCGCCACGCCCAGTGCCACGCCGCCGTGTGCGACGTGGTGCGAGGCGCGACCGAAGCCGACGGGCTCTACCTCACAGCCGTGCTGGTTCTGTTCTCGCTGCGGCTGGGGATAGTCTTGTACGAAATCATCCTGTGGGGACTGCTGATTGAtc AGTTAGCAGTCAGTTTCCTGATGACGCCGCTTCTGTTCTGCGCGCTGTTGCTGACCACCTTGATCATCATCGTCGCGCCCTTCCACGACACTCATGTACAG ATGCAACGAACGCACTTCCTGGTCACCAACGTGAAGTTCAGCTGCAGAGACGACGTGCGCGTCACCAACGAGCTGGAGCTGTTCCTGCGGCTCCTGAAGCTGAACAGAGCCACGTACTCGCCGCTGGGCGTGTGCACCCTGGAGAG CTGCAGAGACGACGTGCGCGTCACCAACGAGCTGGAGCTGTTCCTGCGGCTCCTGAAGCTGAACAGAGCCACGTACTCGCCGCTGGGCGTGTGCACCCTGGAGTATTTAGTGTACGGTAACCCTGGAGAG ATATTCGCCACCATCACGACGTACCTGGTGGCGGCGCTGACGTACGGGCCCGAGCGGAAGAAGCCGGCCTTGCTTGCCGCATACACAACGAGGGTCGGCCAGTTCTAA